tgcagtgtgtaggcgtGTTACacaaatgcaaatgctccccgcacacctcccagggctggagaggggttagtttaacttccagcttgctaataaaactgaattactgcatcacgaaatgatgcatttctaaaaggtgtgtcaccagcatgaaaaaTTTGGAAACATTTGACCTAGACACATTCCAAGCCTCAATACACCTGAAAACAGAGGGCGGATCAACACTCGTGGTTTTTAATGCTAAAAAAAGAGGTAAGGGATGATTCTGATAACCATATAGCCATATGACGTTCTTTTTAAACGTtcataatgtgttattaaaatgtgaccccagagggtgctgcagagcaaCCAACTACTGGAAACCTGGAAGATGCTATGGAAAGGAAGCAAAGGAGAAACCAAAAGTGGACCTTCCATGTCTTGCCGTTTTAGAACGCTATTTCTAATCATTCTAATAACGTTTAAAAGTTGAGTGTAGATCTAGCCAGAGGCTTCTTCAAAGTCTAAAGCAGGGACAGATacactatgaaactaatgaaggtTAAGCTTCTGGGCCTCTAATCCTGGAGGAGCCCCAGAAGCAATTTAAGTCCACATTGCTTTTGTTAAAAATGGGTCTAGTAGGCTCAATTTGACTTAAATTGGTTACTTTTTtgttgtacagtcaaacctcggttcccatATGCCTTtgttttggaacgtttcagcTCCTGAATGCCAAAAACACGGAAGTAACAAGCTCCGGTTTTTAAACAATTTTCAGAAACAATTTTCGGCTTCCAAGccgcatttttcattttttccccattgactttgcagccagcccactgatcctcagtttttgaactttttggaagccaaaccagtcttccagaacggattaagtttaaaaactgaggttccactgtatacatttcaacaatcccaaaattTGAGattcagtagcacagatgttgtaaaggttgtTGTAAATGACCCCACTGAAGAAGccaacagtggttacccagacctcattgctggttgcaaaggggccCCCCATAACAGTTCAGGCTTCAGggtccccaaaatgtaggtccacccCTAGTCTAAAGTATGACTAAGGCATCTAATAGCCTCTCCTGCTAATGGCTTGGCTAACTGGTTTGGCAGTCATCCCCATGATCATCTGAGCATCTACAACTCTGCATGAGAACGGTCAAGATTCCTCACCATAATGTAAGCATTCCTGTTCAAGAACTTGATGAATTTCTCGAGGCACCAGAAGCAGCATTTGAGACAGGTCAAGAAGAACTTGGCACACTTGTTGTCGGCAGCTAATGCAAGGATGGcaacaaggaagaggaggagaaaaaaattaTCTATTTGTCAGACTGGGCAGGAACCCATGCACACAGTTGCTCACAAGCACAGAATCTGGAATTATCATTAACACTTGAAGGATCCTAGCCTTTGTTATTAAAAagaacagctttttaaaagggATAACTTCAAGAGTTATGCCCTTGGTCCAGAGTGCTGTGGAAAGCATCAATCAAGGCAATGAGGAAATCTCAGCAGGCCAGTGATCTGTGTGTGCACCAGATCTGCAGGACCAAAGCATCTGTGCCCGTGAGCggggtggggcagggagctgCAGTGCTCAGGGGCCAGGGCTGTCTTGGCTTGTGGAGCTATTTGTagttccctcttccccaccctgtaatatacagtcgtacctcagaagtcgaacagaatctgttccggaagtccattcgacttccagaacattcggaaaccaaagcacagcttctgattggctgcaggaagcttccaaaaatagttcgcaaaccagaacactcacttccgggtttgtggtgttcgggagcctaaacgtttgagaactaagctgtttgaaaaccaaggtacgactgtactgggaTATTCTGCCACTACTCAACTGCCTGGCAAAAATtccccaaatctgcaaaaatttCAAGCCCTGACTGCATAACAAAGATGTGAGAAAACTGCAGAAAGAGACATCTGCAGAATTTTCACACTATTTCCATAGCTTGTTTTCTTGGCACAATTTTTACTTTACTTATTGGGAGTTATAACTCATAGGCTTAACTGTATTCTCGGGCCAGGCACATCCTTCAACAGCACCCCAGAGCATAAAAAATATCCCTCTAAGAATACAAAAGGAGAGACTCAAGAATCCAAAGACAGCCCCAAGATGTCTAGCTAGgtggcagagaaagagagggaaagggagtaGATCTCCCAATCTAAACATGGAAAAATGATTTCATGCCAACTGAGCCTACTGATGCGTGgccaaaggaaagaggcggactCTCATTCCTAGCACACTTCCTGTACTAAATCCTTCCCCCTATTCAGTACCTTTTAGCCTGTGATCCAAATATTCCAGCATGACTCGAATGACCTGGACAATAGCAAGAATAAGGGAGCCGAAGGCTAGTGAGCCAGTGTGATACCTGTTGGGGGGAGCAGAAAAATTGCATTTGCTGTGGCTTCAGAGCATTTGTCAACTCTGACAAAGGACGTTGTATCAGCCTGTACAGTGGGATAGGAGAGCCTGCTTGTCTAGCCACTAGGTACACTGGCCTGAGTTTCTCAAGTTCCATTTTGAACCCCAATTTCCATATTGGGCTTTGCAGCATATCCTTATGGGCCGCTGGCCTAATTCTAAGGCTCATTTACTCCAACTGGCTTTAAGCTCCCTCTGCTCTGAGCCTGACCTCCTCCTGGGAAGAAATCACCAAAGCCCCCTTCAGTCATGGAACCATGCTAAGCACCTTCCTGGAGCTTGCTTTGATATTAAATGCTTCTTGTTCTGCCCTGGACACCCCCACAGATCATGCAAATCAACCATCTCGAAATTATCCCGATTCAGATAAAGATGTCAACCAGAGATaaggttgttgttggactccaaatcccatcagccccagccagcatggccaatatccagaaatgatgggagttgtagcctgacaatatctgaagggccacaggttgcccagaCCTGATGTTAAGTGGTAAACAAGGCTCTGTTCTCTGTATGCAATTGGAAACAACAAGCCTCTGCTGTGTGCCAGCTCCTAGGATATCAAAGCTCTTTTCTGTACCACAATGACTTGAACGCTCTGCCATTTTCCAGTCTGGATGCCCTATCTAGCCCAGAGTGCAGATAGTCCAATACTGAGCTGAAATCACTGTGCAGAAACCTGCCTTGTCTATCTAGGATCCTGTTCAGCCAACAAACCCTGCATCCTTCCCTGGTCCTGCAGAGTGcagggcagtgtttctcaaactctggtctccagctgttgttggactacaattcctatcatccctagccagcaggaccagtggccagggaatgatgggagttgtagtccaacaacaggcaGAGACCCAAAGCATGAGAAACACTGATGCAGGGACTTCTGATGGTCAAGAATTGCATGCTGCAACTCTCCCGCCCACCCCAGTCTTTGTACCTGAGTGCTCTGCCGAAGGAGGAGAACAGAGGGAAGGCTGGCATGTCATCCGGTTTCTTAAAGGCCCAATAGTACGAGGCAAAGGCTCCGGCCAGCGTGACTTGGCCCAAGGCAATGACAAAGTTTGCCAGCCAGAAGAACATAAAGACATTGTAGATCTGGAAGATGATGAGGTATTTGTGGTAGGTGCTCTCGCCACCGTAGAAGGCAAAGAGGCAGCGAGCGCTTGGGCACACTTTGGTGACATTGGAAGTATTGAAGGtctaaaaaaagaaggaagaaaatggtGTTACTCTCATCACTATGGGAGCCAGACAGGCAGCCTCAGAATTCCACTTGAATATATTTTCATTAAGGATTTCTTacgtttacaaaaatacatgtgttgtctcttttttcaagttgtgttttctacagatcagtttcatttcttGTGAGATATTAGTGTTACAGTGttaggttgggaagaaaagaggcgGAAAGAGCGGGAGgagggaatggtgagtggggtcgggtgacaatgcttctattctacgtAGTGTGGGAGGGGGTTGTGGGTTCTCTTACTCtttgcttgttgtatttccttggtggtgagagagcttgggggtggcctagggtgtggttggctgtctttggttggctgtagtgagaggtgtgtgtgtgtgtgtttggatcaggtcagccagattgatttgtatgctgtcagcggattcttgttgttgtcttgttgggctgtgtatgtgataaaggggaaccctACCAGGGTGAAGGCGCCAACTTGAGAATGAAGTTCTGTTTGCATCATGTTCTATTTTAGAAATGGATATGAGTACTTAGATCTGGGCAGGTTGATGGGAGGAAGCTGCAGCTTGCGACATTAACATTttgaaatctctccccaaattgtGGGTCAGTATTTTAGAGTTGGGACCCTGCCAGAAAAAATGAAGTCAGGTCATTCTTGCAAACGTgccatgtggggcttcccttttcAGTTCTCCACAGGGTGGGCAGGCAGGGGGAACTGAGATATTGGGTCAAGCCATATTTCCCACCTCCTCAAAGGGATGGGCAAATCCCCAGCAGACAGAAGACTATCACTGCATAGCTTTCATGGCGTTTGGCTGCGATGAGGTGGGGACACAGGGAAGCAAAACCACAATGTGAAAGGGGGCAATATGTAGCATGTACAACTGATCAGGAAGTTGGGGGCAGGCAGCAGCTGATTCCATATACAAACACAATCAATGAACTTATGCCTCTCCTAGGTGCTGGCATTTCCACTGCCTCATCCTTTTGAGAACTAGTTCCCTAATCTGGTATCGTCCAGATTTGGGCAGACACCATGTGAGAGGTTTGCAGCTATCACAAGATAACCGGACTCTGTGAAACTTTAATCACAGAGCGAAGTGAGCTTTCCGCCTGCCCTCAGCAGGTGACCATCAGACCACACAGGTTGTCTGAATCCACCCAGAAACAGGATGCAAAGGAGATCCCACAGCCTCCATGGGCCACTCAGAATTTAAGCTTTCTACAACAGAAGTTCCCGACCTGTGGTCTGCAAGTTTTATTCAGGTGGCCcgcagtgtgtgtgtggacttGTGAGTGAACGTTTGTATCAATTTTTAATGGTGTTtttactgcttcttttatttcctatACTTTATGTTACTGTATTACAATCTGAATTCATTACTGAGTTTATGAGAGTTCTTaatttgtaagaaataaaagcagcaatgcaaATACAATTAAAGATCACGCGGCACATGGCACaccacattacaattgctacaataggcagaaaaataattaagaCCCTCTGCAGATTTTTGAGCAGTCcggcaggggaggaggaagcatTTGGGAATGAATGCCTGTTCTGGAGTATTTGGGCCAAGTCTGCAACGTGACTCCTGGAGAAGTGCCTCAATTCCAGCAGGAAGCAGAATGCTCCATTCTGCACCCAGCTGAACCTTCAAGAGAAGCCCCATGGAGAAAGCAAGACAATAATTCTGGACACATCCTTTTTTGCCCATTATGCAATGAAGACAACTCCATTAGCGACTATTTCAGATTTCTTACCTCTGGGTTGCAGGTCGTTCTGGCGTAAATGCACTCTGTCTCGTTGAACACCTTGTAGACAGCTTCATTGGAGGTAGACAAGAAACTGGGAGCAGTCAAGGAGCTTTGCACAAATTTACACCCCATTCTTGCCGGCTTGGAAGCAGACTTGGAACACTGGCCAGTTTCCTGGAATCCCTCCCACCCAACCATATCCCCTTAATCCATTCTCCCATGAGAgcaggggaggtggggggggggctgagtaaGGATACACAGCTGTGCTGGCCCAATAAGCAATACAGAGACACACCAGGAAGAAAGTGCAGAGAGGGAACAGCAGGGATGTCATGATGTGACCAATTGCTCTGTCAGAGGGGACAGGAGAAAAAAAAGGTACACAAGTCAGTTTCGAGGCCCCAACTCTGTCTAGGCAGGGCAAGGACCTCTGTCACATCTCCCTTTAGCTTCACTGTGGACTGGCTTCCAGTCCCACCAAGAAGAGTTATCAGATCCCATTCTAGGAGTGACGATTCACTGCAGCTACTCTCCTCTCACACTTCTACTTGAAACACTTCTACTAGAAACAATTACCCAACGATCCCCTGGGAGTGGCAAGTCAGGCTGTGTCTGAGATGGGCATTCTCactaactacagtcgtacctcgtaagtcgaacagaatctgttccgaaagtccattcgacttccaaaacgttcgaaaaccaaatcgtggctcctgaagccaatcagaagctgcggaaaccctgtcagacattcaggttccaaaagaatgtttgcaaaccagaacaatcacttccaagtttgcagcattcaggagccaaaacggacGGGTTCCagggtgttcaggatccaaggtatgactgtacagtattTCTAGTTAGAAGGTAGTTGCCCTGAACCCTGGAACTGTCTGTTTTTGCCTCTTTATGTTGGCTAGTCCCGCTAGATTTCCCAGCAGCAGAATCAGACAGAACAGCAAACTGCTCTGGATATCTGCAAACactaggggtggggggtggggtggggaggggagataaaAGCACCCTTGCAAGGCGATCTATTGGGCACATGCCACATCAGGCTCACCTGCTGGCTTCCTTGATCAATGCAATGGCAATGAGAATCCTCTTGCGCAAGAAGATGAGCAGTAAAATGATGACAACCTCCACAATGCATAGGATGATCACTGGGCAAGGAAGCAGAGAGGtgatgtgggagagagagagagagagacaagagaGAGGAACCTGAGCCCTCCTGTGCTCTGATTCCACAAAGCAGGGTAAAACACCAAACAAGTGACTGGATGGTTCTTGGAGCAAGTCACTTTTAGGGATCATCTGGCtcttctgatgttgttggactccaacttgcatcagcctcaaccagcatggccaatagtcagggatgatgcaagATCGAGCTCAACAATTCCTCAAGGGCTACAGACTTCCCATCCCTGGGTCTGCACAGAGGCCTGAGGaagtccttctcctcctcctggtctTTCATCAACACATAGGAGGGAATGGCTAACAAGGAGACACACTCATTGTGAAGCACTCAGCTGAGCAGAAGACTTACTGAAGGCCAGCCAGGTTTGCTTCAGATGGAGGTAGACACGGAGATCTGTCTGGAACCCAAGTTCTTTCAGGGAAACATCAGAACCAGCCTGCCCTTTCAGCTGGGCATATTCCATGTAGCAATGAAAGATTCCTGCAAGATGAAAGCAGCAGTGAACACGGTTGCCCACTGCCTTGGCTTAATACCTCCAACATATACCAAATGGTTGAAAGCTGTCCCGCTGTTAAAGACCAGATTGCAAAGCATACCAGTGGGGAAGCAAGATCAGAAGAACCTATCATATCAAAGGTTTAGGGAAGGAGCAGTCCAGGCTTGTCCTCAAGGCTTTACCTGACTTCCTGCGTTCAATTCTGTTGCAACAGTTCTTGAGAATTATTCACAGTTTGAAAAGGATTTGGATCAGTTCAGTTCAAGGTGCCAGGTTGCGGGTAGAGGGGGAGTTGAATGAAAAGGTGGAAGGGGATCTTATTAATAATCATCATTTATGAACTGCTTAATGACATCATGTCCACACATGTTCTGTGAAAATCAGATGCTACTTACATGCAGAGAGGGGAAATATGTCAACAGTCTGAATATAACATAAAGAGCGCAGTCTTCCGAAGTGATATTCTATCACAGAATTAGAAGGATCAATTAACTTGCAACAGGGATAGGTTTATCATCTATTCAGAAATTACAGACTCTGTTGCAATCTTTTTCAACTACAACTAAGTTGTTCACCTGGGcaactttcccttcctcttcctcaagACATGAGTTACTTCCAAgagcaacatatatatatatatataaaattaagggGGTCAGGAAGGGTAACTGAAGAGGCTGGTGCTACATCAAACTTCCTAACTTCTACTTGATCCTCAGCTCACCTTCCCTGGATTCACAGAGGAAACAATTTTATAATTTGCACAGCAAGATCTATAAAGGTCACTCAGAGCATCCCCTAAACTGAGGCAAAGATCCAAAACAATGGCATTACCCCAGGCCCAGTTCTAGCACCAACAAGCAAAGTCACAAGTAAGGGGATTCCCAAAGTGAGGTCTAGCAAGGCTCACCTGAGTAACAGTAAGCAAGCTGTGCCACCTGCCACAAGTGGAAAGGGAGACGTTTCACCACCAAGAGtgggtggaaagaagcatacagtGCTGAGATAGACCATTAGTGggaatgtatacctgaaggagtgtctccactcccaccgttcagcccagacactgaggtctagctctgagggtCTTGTGacagttccttcactgtgagaagtgaagttacagggaaactgacagagggccttctcagtagtggcacccatcctgtggaattcccttccatcagatgtcaagaaaataaacaattatataaaggcaatcctatatagggaagctttttcatgtttgatgctttactgtgtttgatgttttaatttcttggaagctgcccagacagggcaacccagtcagagaagtgaggtataagtaataaattattattattattattattattattattattattattattattattattattattaattccagtAGGCATCCAGCCCACCTGCCCAGATCCCTGGGCTTAACCAAACTCACCATATCCAAGCACCAGGATCACCAGCACAATCATCACCCAGACCATGATCCCTGCTAGGAACCGGAGCAGGACAATAAAGATGAGACTGACCACCATGGAAATCACCAGACCTCTGCAGATAGAAGACAACAAGGGATTTCTCAAGACGTTCTTGAACTACCAAGCAACTCACAAGCTGCTGGGTGAAGATGCTGCATTGCACAAACATTTTAACTACTTGGGGTAAACGAATCAGTAGCAGAATGAAGGTGAACAGTGCAAATTATATCAAGGAAATTTAAGTTAAGTATGGGTCACAAAAAGCTGACAAAAGGGGCTATGAACCATTAGCAAGAAGGTAGTTGACaggcaaagaactgcagagaccAGGGAACCAAAGAGATAAGCATGGGCAAAAAAGGGGTAGGAATCCCAGAGAATGGTCTGAGGGCCTTTGATATGCCATATAAGCAGCTCTGAGATTGTTCCCCTTAATCCATTGGAACAGTGATATATTAtacacataaatacatacatacatagagaGAAGGGTGTAGGGCTGAATCTGATACAGTGATTTGAACCAATCATGGAAAAACCCTCTGGCTGCAAGTCTCAGTTCAATATATCAATATTTAATAATGGAGAAAAGTGCCAGGTGGCCCTTAAGGACTCTTGTGGTGTTCCTTTTCACTATTTTCAAGGGGGAAATACAGCAGAAGACACAGGTCTTCACAATGGTGAAATGTTCAGCTGGACATCCAGAACTTGAAAAACTCCTAAGTCCGAAAGGTCCTTTGCCTTTGGAACACAGCCAGAGCTTCCTTTTTGCTACACCCATTAGACTTCTCATTCCACCCTTAGCTGGACTAGTCCATTCTCTGCTCACATTATTATCCAGTACCAGGAAACAGTGTAATCTTCAAAGATCTTCATAGCCACTTGTCTCGCCTCTAGAACCACATTTGCTTTTCTGGAATTCAAAGTAAGAAGAAGTGAGAAGCACAGGAAAGGTgaagaaatgtacatccaggtttttttcctttaattttttttcggGGCCCCCAACagagtgtggccctaagctatacagtcatacctcaggttgcgaacgtgatccgtgcgggaggcacgttcacgaCTCGCAGCGTTCGCAGCCtgaagcgccgcgtctgcgcacacacatgacgcaattcggcacttctgcacatgacatcattttgcacttctgcatatgcgcaagcgccgaaacccggaagtctggtacttccgggttcagtgtggtccgcaacccgaaaacgtgcaacccacagcgttcgtaacccaagttatgactgtagcttgtttagcttatacataaatccggcactggtggagacgctccttcatttatactgggccaaggccatttagggctttaaagttcagcaccaacactttgaattgtattcggatacataaaggtaaaggtacccctgcccgtacgggccagtcttgacagactctggggttgtgcgcccatctcacttaagaggccaggggccagtgctgtccgcagacacttccgggtcatgtggccagcatgacaaagctgcatctggcgagccagcgcagcacacggaacgccgtttaccttcccgctggtaagcggtccctatttatctacttgcacccgggggtgctttcgaactgctaggttggcaggcgctgggaccgagcagcgggagcgcaccccgccgcggggattcgaaccgctgacctttcgatcggcaagccctaggcgctgaggcttttacccacagcgccacccgcgtcccttttattcAGATACATACTGGGAGCTTTATTTgagataagaaagctgcagagtcTGGTGTTAGGTAGAGCACTAACTGCTCACTGACACTGCAGGAACTTCACTTCTGCTGAGAGACTCAACAATTGTGAGCACAGGATTTCCCTTTGCATGGGGAGAAGGATGGTTGACAAGCAGAGGGCAGTTCCATATATGCAGCACATTAAGGTTCTATATCTCAAGGCCTGAAAAGCGTTTGAAGCATCCCAGAAAAGGAATTGGAAAATCCTTGTAGCTGCCAGAGAACACGGAATATAGCAAGTCTCCTGGAAGAAGTGGAGCCTTTTTTTGGCCAGGGTaaggtgggacacgggtggcgcggtggtctaaaccactgagcctcttgggcttgccgatcagaaggtcggcagttcgaatccccgcaacggggtgagctcccattgctcggtcccaggtcctgccaacctagcagttcaaaggcacataaacgtgcaagtagataaataggttttgccagaagcagcttagtcatgctggccacaagatccagaaaaactgtctgcagacaaatgccggctccctcggcttatagagcGAGCTGAGCGCACAAcctcagagttgtctgcgactggacctaacagtcaggggtcctttacctttacatttttaaggtGGAAGATAGCATGTGATTTCCCCTAACAGATTAGAGGAGTAGTCAGATGGGGGTCTTCTCAGcacataccccaccttttcctctacAACCCCCGCCAGCCCCATCTGTTGTCTCAACACAACCCTGGTTTTTCTaatgtcccagtttctgccacgTGTGATGAAAAGAACTAGAACAAGAAAACTACAAATTACTGGGGACCAGGCTGAACAACCAGAATAACGCAAGTAATTTAAGCAAAGTCGGCAAAAAGTATTCTTTGGTCAAATTTGGAATAACAAGGTCTACAAAGCCCCTTTCTGCTCATcaccacccaacacacacacttaagACTCACTTGGCCCCTTCCAGAAGTTCCGTCACATTCCTCTCATGTCCTTTTCCGTCATTAAAGGTGGTCTTGTTCCCAACCATGATGACCCCTTTCTTCGAGCTGACTGCAGGTAGACATCTGCGAGCCACTAAGGATCACAACATGTAAGAGAGATCTAAGCAGCAGGAAGACTAGTACGCACCCCCTCCCCTTGTTCTCTGCTTAAAAGACCCTCTATAATCAGCGGACCGAGAGGAAAACtacaacacacacccacaccccaagcTGCTTTCAAGCAGGTAAGAGTGAGATTTGGCAACTGAAGAGGCCAAGTGGGGGTTGCAAATTGGCTAAATCCTTATGCATGCTTAGCGATTTCATCTGATGCTTGGAGTGACCTCCCTCAACCTACTATAGGAACCAGGGCTCCACTCACCATATACTGAGTTGGTGTCAGGATACTTGGTGTAGAACAAGACCTCTTTATAGATCATTGCATCTCCACCCCTTGCCCCAACACCCAAGAGTTAACTGACAACTCACTGAGTAATCAGCACCCCAAGGCCTCTCCCATCCAAGTGTTTGTAATGCATATGACTATCCAGAAGACTTGTTTCGAACTTTGTTGTGATTTAATAGATGCTTTATTTGCCACAGACATTCAAAATGAGTCAGAGGGACAGGTGTAATCAGATTACTTCCTTTTCTCCTTGTGCAGCTGAGGCTGTCCTTCATGTTCAAATCCTCTTGCCTGGCTCACAGCTCTCCCTCATCCCCACAAAGGGTGCAGCTCACAAGCAAAGTCAagccctgggggtggggggagccagcaAGGAGTTCCCGACCTAGTATTCCCAGACGTCACTGGGGAAAAAATATAACCTTTCTACCCAACCCAAATATCTATTTCTGCTTTCTTATGATCCTTCAGAATTAATTCAGTTTTCTTAGAGAGGGGGTTGATATTCAAAATTCACACCAAGCCAACCTGCTTGGGTGTGGGTTCAGGGATCACGTATGAT
This portion of the Podarcis raffonei isolate rPodRaf1 chromosome 17, rPodRaf1.pri, whole genome shotgun sequence genome encodes:
- the SLC44A2 gene encoding choline transporter-like protein 2 isoform X1, giving the protein MDGEPSGKEPDDADQAYGTPQKYDPTFKGPIYDRGCTDIICCILLLVAIVGYIAVGVVAWTQGDPRKVIYPTDSRGQFCGQAGTPNENKPFLFYFNIVKCASPLVLLEFQCPTTQICVEKCPDRYLTYLQASTGGAASEELKYYEQFCVPEFKNRKKALSAPEVLKDDLCPAMLTPSKPLARRCLPAVSSKKGVIMVGNKTTFNDGKGHERNVTELLEGAKKANVVLEARQVAMKIFEDYTVSWYWIIIGLVISMVVSLIFIVLLRFLAGIMVWVMIVLVILVLGYGIFHCYMEYAQLKGQAGSDVSLKELGFQTDLRVYLHLKQTWLAFMIILCIVEVVIILLLIFLRKRILIAIALIKEASRAIGHIMTSLLFPLCTFFLVCLCIAYWASTAVFLSTSNEAVYKVFNETECIYARTTCNPETFNTSNVTKVCPSARCLFAFYGGESTYHKYLIIFQIYNVFMFFWLANFVIALGQVTLAGAFASYYWAFKKPDDMPAFPLFSSFGRALRYHTGSLAFGSLILAIVQVIRVMLEYLDHRLKAADNKCAKFFLTCLKCCFWCLEKFIKFLNRNAYIMIAIYGTNFCTSARNAFFLLMRNIVRVAVLDKVTDFLLFLGKLLIVGSVGILAFFFFTHRIKVIQDTAPPLNYYWVPILTVVVGSYLIAHGFFSVYAMCVDTLFLCFCEDLERNDGSPERPYYMSPALSEILLKGSLESSKSAESQE
- the SLC44A2 gene encoding choline transporter-like protein 2 isoform X2, which produces MDGEPSGKEPDDADQAYGTPQKYDPTFKGPIYDRGCTDIICCILLLVAIVGYIAVGVVAWTQGDPRKVIYPTDSRGQFCGQAGTPNENKPFLFYFNIVKCASPLVLLEFQCPTTQICVEKCPDRYLTYLQASTGGAASEELKYYEQFCVPEFKNRKKALSAPEVLKDDLCPAMLTPSKPLARRCLPAVSSKKGVIMVGNKTTFNDGKGHERNVTELLEGAKKANVVLEARQVAMKIFEDYTVSWYWIIIGLVISMVVSLIFIVLLRFLAGIMVWVMIVLVILVLGYGIFHCYMEYAQLKGQAGSDVSLKELGFQTDLRVYLHLKQTWLAFMIILCIVEVVIILLLIFLRKRILIAIALIKEASRAIGHIMTSLLFPLCTFFLVCLCIAYWASTAVFLSTSNEAVYKVFNETECIYARTTCNPETFNTSNVTKVCPSARCLFAFYGGESTYHKYLIIFQIYNVFMFFWLANFVIALGQVTLAGAFASYYWAFKKPDDMPAFPLFSSFGRALRYHTGSLAFGSLILAIVQVIRVMLEYLDHRLKAADNKCAKFFLTCLKCCFWCLEKFIKFLNRNAYIMIAIYGTNFCTSARNAFFLLMRNIVRVAVLDKVTDFLLFLGKLLIVGSVGILAFFFFTHRIKVIQDTAPPLNYYWVPILTVVVGSYLIAHGFFSVYAMCVDTLFLCFLEDLERNDGSTEKPYFMSSNLRKLLKKTNKQQADA
- the SLC44A2 gene encoding choline transporter-like protein 2 isoform X5, with product MDGEPSGKEPDDADQAYGTPQKYDPTFKGPIYDRGCTDIICCILLLVAIVGYIAVGVVAWTQGDPRKVIYPTDSRGQFCGQAGTPNENKPFLFYFNIVKCASPLVLLEFQCPTTQICVEKCPDRYLTYLQASTGGAASEELKYYEQFCVPEFKNRKKALSAPEVLKDDLCPAMLTPSKPLARRCLPAVSSKKGVIMVGNKTTFNDGKGHERNVTELLEGAKKANVVLEARQVAMKIFEDYTVSWYWIIIGLVISMVVSLIFIVLLRFLAGIMVWVMIVLVILVLGYGIFHCYMEYAQLKGQAGSDVSLKELGFQTDLRVYLHLKQTWLAFMIILCIVEVVIILLLIFLRKRILIAIALIKEASRAIGHIMTSLLFPLCTFFLVCLCIAYWASTAVFLSTSNEAVYKVFNETECIYARTTCNPETFNTSNVTKVCPSARCLFAFYGGESTYHKYLIIFQIYNVFMFFWLANFVIALGQVTLAGAFASYYWAFKKPDDMPAFPLFSSFGRALRYHTGSLAFGSLILAIVQVIRVMLEYLDHRLKAADNKCAKFFLTCLKCCFWCLEKFIKFLNRNAYIMIAIYGTNFCTSARNAFFLLMRNIVRVAVLDKVTDFLLFLGKLLIVGSVGILAFFFFTHRIKVIQDTAPPLNYYWVPILWKIWNVMMALPKSLTSCHLI
- the SLC44A2 gene encoding choline transporter-like protein 2 isoform X4; its protein translation is MAREEESYYGKHGTPQKYDPTFKGPIYDRGCTDIICCILLLVAIVGYIAVGVVAWTQGDPRKVIYPTDSRGQFCGQAGTPNENKPFLFYFNIVKCASPLVLLEFQCPTTQICVEKCPDRYLTYLQASTGGAASEELKYYEQFCVPEFKNRKKALSAPEVLKDDLCPAMLTPSKPLARRCLPAVSSKKGVIMVGNKTTFNDGKGHERNVTELLEGAKKANVVLEARQVAMKIFEDYTVSWYWIIIGLVISMVVSLIFIVLLRFLAGIMVWVMIVLVILVLGYGIFHCYMEYAQLKGQAGSDVSLKELGFQTDLRVYLHLKQTWLAFMIILCIVEVVIILLLIFLRKRILIAIALIKEASRAIGHIMTSLLFPLCTFFLVCLCIAYWASTAVFLSTSNEAVYKVFNETECIYARTTCNPETFNTSNVTKVCPSARCLFAFYGGESTYHKYLIIFQIYNVFMFFWLANFVIALGQVTLAGAFASYYWAFKKPDDMPAFPLFSSFGRALRYHTGSLAFGSLILAIVQVIRVMLEYLDHRLKAADNKCAKFFLTCLKCCFWCLEKFIKFLNRNAYIMIAIYGTNFCTSARNAFFLLMRNIVRVAVLDKVTDFLLFLGKLLIVGSVGILAFFFFTHRIKVIQDTAPPLNYYWVPILTVVVGSYLIAHGFFSVYAMCVDTLFLCFLEDLERNDGSTEKPYFMSSNLRKLLKKTNKQQADA